The Thermosynechococcus sp. HN-54 DNA segment GCGGCAGTGCGGGGCTAAGCATGGCGCATGTGTTCATTAGTACAGGGGAGGTCTCCGGGGATTTGCAGGGTGCCCTGTTGATCAAGGCACTCTATCGCTTGGCCGCAGAGCGGGGGATTTCCCTTGAAATTTCTGCCCTTGGGGGCGATCGCATGGCTGCCGCTGGTGCAAAGTTGCTCTTTAATACCGGGAGCATTGGCTCTGTGGGGCTACTAGAAGCCCTACCATTGATCAAGCCCACGATCGCGCTCCAACTCAAAGCCCGCCGCTATCTACGACAGCACCCGCCTGATCTGGTAGTTTTGATTGACTACATTGGCGGTAATGTGGCCATGGGGCGGTTTATCCGCAAGCACTTTTCTGTGCCGATGGTTTACTACATCGCTCCCCAAGAGTGGGTCTGGTCCCATAGTTTGAAGGCCACTCGGCAAATTGTTGCCCTCAGCGATCGCCTGATTGCGATTTTCCCAGAAGAAGCGACCTATTACCGCCGTCATGGTGCCAATGTGGTTTGGGTGGGGCACCCCCTCTTGGATCGCATTGCTGCGGCTCCCAGTCGTGAAGTGGCCCGCCAAAGTTTGGGCATTGCTGCCGATGAGCTGGCGATCGCCCTTTTGCCCTTGTCCCGCAAACAGGAAATCAAGTCCCTTTTACCATTGATTTTGGGCGCTGCCACAAATATTGCCCAAGCCTATCCCCACGCCCGCTTTTGGTTACCCCTGTCTCTGCGGCAGTATCGTCCAGCCATTGAAGCAGTTCTCAAGGAATACCCCATTCGTGTCACATTTGCTGAAGACTCCCTGCAAGTCCTAGCGGCAGCAGATCTGGCGATCGCCAAATCCGGCACGGTGAATTTAGAAACCGCGCTTTTGAATGTGCCCCAAGTGGTGATCTACCGCGTTCATCCCCTAAGTTTGTGGCTTTATCAGCGCTTCTTGAAATTTGATCTCAAGTTTGTGTCACCTCCCAACTTACTGGTGGGTAGAGAAATCGTTCCCGAACTCCTCCAAGAACGAGCCACTGTTGCCAACATTACGGCTGCTGCTCTTGCACTATTGGATCATCCTGAAAAACGCCTAGCCATGCAGGCAGGCTACCGAGAGATGCGAGCTGCCATGGGAACTCCCGGTGTGGTCGATCGCGCTGCCACCGAGATCCTCGATCTGCTCATCAACAAAAAAGTGCAGGATCCGCTGTCCCGCACCTAGGAAAGTCATGAACTCCTTAGAGCCTTAGAGAGTTGACGAAATTTAATTAGGTTACTGCTGGGGTTTCATGGGGCGATTGCCCGGACCCCGCTGCTGCATTTGAGCAGCCAAGGCTTGTCGTTGTTGTGGTGTGAGAATGCTCCGCATCGCTAGCATGCTTTCAAAGCGGAGGGAAGCCAGTTGATTTTCTAGTTGGCGCACTTGCTGATACTTACTGCGGATTTGCTCCTCAGAGGCATTGCCACTCATCATTTGCCGCAGTTCTGCCTTGGCGGTGCGCAGTTGGTTGCGAGTTTGCTCCATTTGGCCTTGGTATTGTTGCCGCACGGCTTGCAAACGTTGCCGCTGCTCAGGTGTGAGATTTAGGTTGTCCAGATTGGCTCCCGAGCGAGATCCGCCATAACCGGGGTCAGCTAAGGTCGGGGGAGCGATCGCCACTAGGGGGCTGAGGCTACCACATACAAGAAGCGCCGCCAAAGATTTTTTCAACATAGCTGTGTTCTCCTTTGTCAGAAATTTTACAAGAGAAAGTTAGATCAAACTAGTCAAAGACTGCGGGTTCCGTATCGTAGAACATCGCTTGCCAATTGGTCTTGATGAAGGTTTCCACCGCATCTGGGGAAGTCTGCTGTGCCACTTGAGTTGAGGGTTTGAGAAACCAAACACTGATGGCGGTGGCGATCGCGCCAGCCCCCAAAAGAGACACGACCTGCCAGCGTCGCTTACTCAGTTGATGTTGATGCAAAGCGGCTTGGACAATGCGCTGCTCCAAATGGGGGGGTGGTGGCGGGGGCGTTCCCGCATAGGTCTGCAAAAACTGAACCAAAGGTACATCCTCCGCAGGTGGGGGTTCACGTTTCATAGGCTGACTCCAGCTTCGGTAAAGTAAGTCCGCAATGTGCCACGGGCACGAAAGAGACGGGATTTAACAGTACCCACTGGAATTCGCAGAATTTCAGCAATTTCCTTTTGGGGCAAGCCTTGGAGATCATGCATGACTAGGACACTGCGGTATTCTATGGGCAATGTGGCTAGCCCTCGCTGTACCAGATCTTCATAGTGCAATTGCCGTAGATCGAGTCCAGGGGTAAGTGGCTCATGCTGGTAAAGGTATTGTTGATGTCGAGCCTTACGCGTTGCCAGTTGGCGGCGATAGTCACAGGCGACATTCCAAGCAATCCGATAGAGCCATGTCGAAAACTTTGCCTCATGTTTGAGACCCCTTAGCCCCTTCCATGCCCGCAAGAAAACCTCCTGCACCAAATCGTCAAGGGCAACCGCACCGCACAACTGAAACAGGAGCGATCGCACCCGTTGTTGATGCCGTTGATAGAGTTCCCGAAACCCATTTGGATGCCCGGAAAGGCACTGCTCAATAATCCGCCGATCGGGATCGATCACTTGGGGTCGGGTCACAATATCCGTTGATGCCGTTGCCGCTGATAGGGGTAAAGATACACTCATGCGAGGTATCACTCCATTAACGTAATCCTCTATTTAGACGGGGCATCAAAAATGGTGGTTCAAGACCCTTGGCCGCACGGTTCGCTAGAATTTGGGAAACAATTGCGGCTACCGGCTGGACTATACTAAACGTCGGATGCTCTGACAGGGAACTGATCGTGAATATCGCTGAAATTTTTAACCGTGGTGGCTTGGCCATGTGGCCACTACTGATTCTCTCGATCTTGACCTTAGGCACCATTTTTGAGCGGCTTTGGTTTTGGAGTATTGTTTTTCGGGGAGAGACGAAACTGGCCGAGCAGATTCTGGATGCCGCTCGCCACGATTGGCAGGAAGCCATTGAATTAGCAGCAAATGCCTGTGACCAACCCATTGGTCGCTTCCTCTACACTCCTTTACAACTGATTGACACCAACCCAGAAATCTTTCGCCTAGCTTTAGAGGCTGCGGCTGATGAGGAACTAAGTGCCATGCGGCGGGGAGAAAAGGTCTTAGAAGCAACGATTACGATGGCACCTCTACTGGGTTTGTTGGGAACGGTGTTAGGTCTGATTAGTGCCCTCAGTTCAATTCGCTTGGGGGATATTGGCACACCTGCAACCATGGGCGTGGGTCTCGGAATTAGTGAGGCCTTAATTAGTACCGCCTCTGGCTTGGTGGTGGCGATCATTGCCCTCGCCTTTCAGCGGCTCTTTCAAGCTTTTCTTTTGCAGCAGGCACAAATTTTTCGTCGCACTGGCAATGAATTAGAACTCACCTATCGCCAAGCATGGCTAGAGCAGCGGATCAAAGGGCAACCCGAAAAAACATTGTTCTAATACCAATTCAATTTGGGCATTACCCTCAACATGGGCAGCAAAATGAAAAATCATCAAACACCTCCGAGAAACCCTAGACTTTAGAGCAGAGAGGGATAACCGCCAATAGAAGTCTTCCCTATTCTCTACAACAATGGTGTTGCAGGGAGCGCAAAATGTATGTCACTCAGAAGAACCAAATACGGGGTTTGAGTAGCCACGAAGACGACTGGGGCGTCCTTTTTGATGAACGGCAAGAAACTGAAAAGCATCAACCAGTGGTATAACCAGCAAAAGGCCAAATATCAATTTAACGTGGACTGCAACGGGGCTTGGAACATTGGAAGGAAAAGTAAGCACGAAGGCTTTGCCAGAGTGTCTAGAGGGGCTTTGGCGGCCCCAAGGAGCATCTTTATCTCCTGAATCCCCATAAGGTCGGGGAGTTGTCAAAACTTTGTGCCGCTGCTCTCTGACTGAGAAAGCCCTTAGACCTTCACAGAGATGGGGGTGCGATTGAGGCGCGTTTCATAGGGGGCACTGACAATCAGCGATCGCCCGGTCATCTCAGGGGGTTGAGGCAGCCCCAAAATTTCCAGAATGGTCGGTGCAATATCGGCGAGGCAACCATCCTGCCGCAGGGTGACATCTGTGCCATGGCCGGGGATTTTGCGTTTCTCCCCTTCCACCAAGATGAAGGGAACAGGGTTGGTGGTGTGAGCCGTCCAGGGGTTGCCGTCTTCATCAATCATGTACTCAGCATTGCCATGATCAGCAGTGATCAGCAGCGTGCCCCCCACTTTTGTCGTTGCTTCCACCAATACGCCTACACAGCGATCCACAGTTTCAATGGCTTGAATTGTTGCCGCCAACTGCCCCGTGTGCCCCACCATATCGGGGTTAGCAAAGTTAACTACAATTAGGGCATATTCCTGTTTCTCAATGGCCTCCTTAACCGCTTCTGTTACGGCGAGGGCAGACATGGCCGGGGCTTGATCGTAGGTGGCCACCATTGGACTGGGGATGAGAATGCGATCTTCACCGGCGAAGGGTTCCTCAAGGCCACCATTAAAGAAATAAGTGACGTGGGCATATTTTTCCGTTTCCGCTGCCCGCAGTTGCTTCAGGCCATGCTCGGCAATCACTTCCCCAAGGATATGATTGAGGTTTTGGGGCGGGAAGGCGACACCACAGTTAAAGTTGGCATCGTATTGGGTGAAGGTCACGTATTCCAGCGGTGTAATTAGCGTCCGTTCAAAGCCGCTAAAGTCAGGGTCAATAAAGGCTTGGGTGAGTTGGCGGGCGCGATCGGGACGGAAATTAAAGAACACCACGCCATCGCCGGGTTCAACAGCTCCTTCAGCAATGCGCGTGGGCACAATAAATTCATCGCCAATATCTTGGGCATAGGACTTACTGGCCACATCCACCGCCCGCAGGGGTTGAATATTCCCATTGCTGGTCATGACGCGGTAGGCCGCCTCGGTACGATCCCAACGGCGATCGCGATCCATGGCATAGTAGCGACCACTCACCGTCACAATTCGTCCGCAGCCGATGGCTTTCAGGCGTTGCTCCAATTCCTCAAGGACACCTGCTGCATCGCGGGGCGGGGTATCGCGACCATCGGTAATGGCATGAATACAGGCGGGTAACTCATGGCGCTTGGCCAGTTCCACCAAGCCGTAGAGGTGATCAATGTGGGAATGCACCCCACCAGCAGAACACAGACCGATAAAATGCAGCTTGCCCTTGCGCTCCTTCACGGTTTGGCAGAGCTTAACAAGGACGGGATTGCTAAAGAGGCTGCCATCTTCGACGGCATCGGAAATGCGCACCAACTCTTGGGGAACAATGCGCCCGGCACCGATATTTAAGTGCCCCACCTCGGAGTTACCCATTTGGCCCTTGGGGAGTCCCACTGCCTTCCCAGAGGTGTAAATCAATGTGTGGGGGTAGACTTGCCACAAACTATCCATGACTGGTGTATGAGCGAGCGCGATCGCATTACCATAGGTCTCTTCGCGATAGCCCCAGCCATCCAAAATCATCAAAACAACGGGCGCAACAGGAGACGATGCCATGTGAATGCCCTACCTTAAACTTCTCTGGGAAATGGTGTAAATTGTACAACCTCGCAAATGATACCATTCTCGACCGCGAGAGACAAATTGGGTAACTTCCGCTACAGTCCGCACACTGGATCAATTCTGAATCAATTAGGTGGATCTATCCTAGCGGATCAGAGACGGCCAAATGTTGAAAACTGTTACAGATGCGGCTTTTCGGGATTAAATCCTTGAAGACAAAAAATTGCTGTGATAGTATCCAAACTGTTGTTTGTTAGCTAAAATTGGGAGTCGTCCGTTGTCACTTCGGGTAGCAGTGGTCGGTGGTGGTCCAGCGGGTTCCTCAGCCGCCGAAACCTTAGCCAAAGCCGGAATCCAGACCTATCTCTTTGAACGTAAATTAGACAATGCCAAGCCCTGTGGCGGTGCGATCCCCCTGTGCATGGTCAGTGAATTTGACTTGCCTCCAGAAATCATTGATCGCCGCGTGCGCAAAATGAAAATGATTTCCCCTTCCAACATCGAGGTGAACATTGGCCATACCCTCAAAGACCACGAGTATATCGGTATGTGCCGCCGCGAAGTCCTCGATAGCTTTATGCGCAATCGGGCAGCGGATTTGGGCGCCAACTTGATCAATGGCACTGTCTTTAAGCTGGAGCAGCCTACCACCAGCGATCAGCCCTACACCCTCCACTATGTCCAAGAGGATGGCACAGCTCAGACCCTTGAAGTGGATATGGTGATTGGTGCCGATGGGGCAAATTCCCGCATTGCCAAGGAAATTGATGCCGGCGATTACAACTACGCCATTGCCTATCAGGAGCGGATTCGCCTGCCTGAGGACAAAATGGCCTACTACAACGAGTTGGCAGAAATGTACGTGGGGGATGACGTGTCCCCTGACTTCTATGCATGGGTTTTCCCGAAATATGACCATGTCGCCGTGGGCACCGGCACCATGAAGGTCAACAAAGACCGCATTCGGGAGTTGCAAGCGGGAATCCGCGCCCGCGCGGCTGCCAAACTGGAAGGGGGGCAAATTATTAAAGTGGAAGCCCACCCGATTCCTGAGCATCCTCGGCCTCGGCGGGTAGTCGGTCGCGTGGCTCTTGTGGGGGATGCTGCGGGTACTGTCACCAAATCCTCTGGGGAAGGCATTTACTTTGCCGCCAAATCCGCCCGCATGTGTGC contains these protein-coding regions:
- the lpxB gene encoding lipid-A-disaccharide synthase, translating into MAHVFISTGEVSGDLQGALLIKALYRLAAERGISLEISALGGDRMAAAGAKLLFNTGSIGSVGLLEALPLIKPTIALQLKARRYLRQHPPDLVVLIDYIGGNVAMGRFIRKHFSVPMVYYIAPQEWVWSHSLKATRQIVALSDRLIAIFPEEATYYRRHGANVVWVGHPLLDRIAAAPSREVARQSLGIAADELAIALLPLSRKQEIKSLLPLILGAATNIAQAYPHARFWLPLSLRQYRPAIEAVLKEYPIRVTFAEDSLQVLAAADLAIAKSGTVNLETALLNVPQVVIYRVHPLSLWLYQRFLKFDLKFVSPPNLLVGREIVPELLQERATVANITAAALALLDHPEKRLAMQAGYREMRAAMGTPGVVDRAATEILDLLINKKVQDPLSRT
- a CDS encoding Spy/CpxP family protein refolding chaperone; translated protein: MLKKSLAALLVCGSLSPLVAIAPPTLADPGYGGSRSGANLDNLNLTPEQRQRLQAVRQQYQGQMEQTRNQLRTAKAELRQMMSGNASEEQIRSKYQQVRQLENQLASLRFESMLAMRSILTPQQRQALAAQMQQRGPGNRPMKPQQ
- a CDS encoding sigma-70 family RNA polymerase sigma factor, producing the protein MSVSLPLSAATASTDIVTRPQVIDPDRRIIEQCLSGHPNGFRELYQRHQQRVRSLLFQLCGAVALDDLVQEVFLRAWKGLRGLKHEAKFSTWLYRIAWNVACDYRRQLATRKARHQQYLYQHEPLTPGLDLRQLHYEDLVQRGLATLPIEYRSVLVMHDLQGLPQKEIAEILRIPVGTVKSRLFRARGTLRTYFTEAGVSL
- a CDS encoding MotA/TolQ/ExbB proton channel family protein → MNIAEIFNRGGLAMWPLLILSILTLGTIFERLWFWSIVFRGETKLAEQILDAARHDWQEAIELAANACDQPIGRFLYTPLQLIDTNPEIFRLALEAAADEELSAMRRGEKVLEATITMAPLLGLLGTVLGLISALSSIRLGDIGTPATMGVGLGISEALISTASGLVVAIIALAFQRLFQAFLLQQAQIFRRTGNELELTYRQAWLEQRIKGQPEKTLF
- the gpmI gene encoding 2,3-bisphosphoglycerate-independent phosphoglycerate mutase, producing the protein MASSPVAPVVLMILDGWGYREETYGNAIALAHTPVMDSLWQVYPHTLIYTSGKAVGLPKGQMGNSEVGHLNIGAGRIVPQELVRISDAVEDGSLFSNPVLVKLCQTVKERKGKLHFIGLCSAGGVHSHIDHLYGLVELAKRHELPACIHAITDGRDTPPRDAAGVLEELEQRLKAIGCGRIVTVSGRYYAMDRDRRWDRTEAAYRVMTSNGNIQPLRAVDVASKSYAQDIGDEFIVPTRIAEGAVEPGDGVVFFNFRPDRARQLTQAFIDPDFSGFERTLITPLEYVTFTQYDANFNCGVAFPPQNLNHILGEVIAEHGLKQLRAAETEKYAHVTYFFNGGLEEPFAGEDRILIPSPMVATYDQAPAMSALAVTEAVKEAIEKQEYALIVVNFANPDMVGHTGQLAATIQAIETVDRCVGVLVEATTKVGGTLLITADHGNAEYMIDEDGNPWTAHTTNPVPFILVEGEKRKIPGHGTDVTLRQDGCLADIAPTILEILGLPQPPEMTGRSLIVSAPYETRLNRTPISVKV
- the chlP gene encoding geranylgeranyl reductase, which codes for MSLRVAVVGGGPAGSSAAETLAKAGIQTYLFERKLDNAKPCGGAIPLCMVSEFDLPPEIIDRRVRKMKMISPSNIEVNIGHTLKDHEYIGMCRREVLDSFMRNRAADLGANLINGTVFKLEQPTTSDQPYTLHYVQEDGTAQTLEVDMVIGADGANSRIAKEIDAGDYNYAIAYQERIRLPEDKMAYYNELAEMYVGDDVSPDFYAWVFPKYDHVAVGTGTMKVNKDRIRELQAGIRARAAAKLEGGQIIKVEAHPIPEHPRPRRVVGRVALVGDAAGTVTKSSGEGIYFAAKSARMCAETIVETSNSGRRIPTEADLKLYLKRWDKAYGMTYLVLDLLQRVFYRSDATREAFVEMCSDIDVQKLTFDSYLYKTVVPANPLVQLKITAKTIGSLMRGNALAP